The nucleotide window tgtttggctcaaaactttatatctggcctgaggaccctaaattaaccgtacacgtcgaaattcagcccttggatatttgtggaagtggcccaacgaacagatcagccactaaatcaaggatttagggcccaccggatatctggatatacatcaattttggtctcaacctcttaaattggatgagaagaaggatggatggagtggatttatcatgacatcacaatgggccccaccttggggtCCGTGCACACCTAGCACATGTAATCCCGCAGTGCACCGGATCACAGGACCAGTCAAAGACCGGTTGACCCGATCCCGTCTTCCTTATTTAGCTAGCCTCCGCACGAACGATGGCTGTGGAGTGTAATAGCCCACCACCGAGGACCGGTTCgacgatctggaccatccattcgatCCAGAGGGGGTGCTGACCATAACCATGGTGACCTTTTGATCCTatgcacgtgtacacatgcagatcaccgtcaaacgcaggatgaataGCAGCATGACTTGAtacagtgagccacaccaaaactcgaccaaaaccaccctTTTCTGATCGAAATCTCgccaggaattcaatggacggggtggatttctccgaaaacatcactgtgggcccactgaGCATCTTAGCTCAAGAGATTTTGCAATAACGCATGTCTGGGAAAACTGGGACTTTTGGGCAGTTGTACGACCACGATCATAATCAGATATGTGATCCAGATCGTTCAAAAGAGAGAGGGTGGCCACTACCCTAGCCAAGAATATTAAATTAAGGATGGGACGATCTTTTGTCCCATAACTCAGTCCAAGCGCAAGTTGTCTGCACGGTTTGCGTTTTCGCTGCGAAACACTACTGTGCTGCGTAAACAACCTTCTTCACCGACTTCCAGCCTTCTCTACCGACTTTTAGCCACCGCCATACCTTGTGTTtataaaaggaagagagagagagagagagagagagagagaggcagtaacttgaccaaaaccacccctttccGACTGAAATCTCActaggaattcaatggacggggtggatttcttcgaaaacaTCAGTGTGGAGCCCACCAAGCATCTCAGCACAAGAGATTTCGCAGTAACACATGTCCAGGCAGTTGACCATCCAGAAGGGAGAgagggtggccacgaccctagcTAAGAAGATTAAATCAAGGATGAGACGATCTTTCGTCCCATAACTCGGTCCAAGCGCAAGTTGTTTGCGCAGTTTGCGTTTTCGTTGCGAAATTCTGCTGTGCTGCATAAAGAGCCTTTTCCACTGACTTCCAGCCTTCTCCACCGACTTCCAGCCACCACCATATCTTGTGTTTgtgaaagggggagagagagagagagagaggcaacatccttagacggagagagagagagagaggcagcatccttagacggagagagagagagagaggcagcatCCTTAGACGTGTGGAGCacgagagagaagaagaaagagagagagaagatgacgTGTGGCTGGCCTTTGGCTGGGAAGTTTTCTTCCTTTTCAATGCTTTCTTTATATCTTTCCtataagagattctagttcatcatgtctatgaagagctaaacctcttagctagggataagaggtgaagcttgtagcttgatggGATTGTTTCTACGGTTTTGATTCATCTTacgttgaactctctttgattctagtttggttatatggaatattcatagttttttaatggtttgttgtaacttgaattacaatagatctgcgatagctttgagcatgttcttttcattatagggattgtgaacttaggagctCTGTTGTTCagcatcgtctcatggacatggttggatgatgaaatccttcctaatgttcataattcGCTCAGATTAGTTGTAGATTGGTATATTCTATTGTtggctttgtctcatgggcatggttttgtgatggaatcaattctagttctcatacctctcatttcttgaaaactgaaccaaaggaagttcatagttgatttttaatgaaataacttccaattggatgaagaagggactctaattccagttgtgttcatgaatcagtCCCGATTAACCATTGATTCGAACTCGATTTGATGTACGGTCGGATCTAACTGGGCCAACTCTATTTGACTTGATCCTGGCCTTCAGTTCGGATTGGATCGGGTCGAATCCATCGGATCGGTTTGGTTTATGCCCGACTCTAGTagtaactcactatgcttagGGTAttaagtaaactctatgaggtccactatgatttatgtattttatccgctctgtccataCATTCtacgagataattttagggcttgagctaaaaaatgaaacatattcaaTATTCAGATAGACCACACcctaggaaacagttgaattgaacttgtaccgttgaaaaattccaagggaccacggaagttttggatcaagcttatatttgtgttttcccttcctccaTGTCTATTTGATCTTaccaaaaggttggatgacaaataaaaatcactgtggagcctagaaagatttcaacagtagaaatcattatccccactgtttccggtggtatgatccacttgatctttggatattcctctatttgggctcaaccccttaaattagatggaaaaacggatggacggcgtggatagaccacaaacattcaaggtgggcccaactgagtttactcagtaacaTAACAGCGTACTGTGTAACTCAGTACGGATTGACAGGGACGCGGATGTCCTGCTAAAGCTTTCGCAGTAACTTCGTGCTCTGGGAatctatgtgggccaccatcatgtttttgacagatccactacgtccatccgttttttgaactcattttaggataaaaGGACAAAAATAAGCCCAATTcaaattcaagtgggcctcagTAAAGGAAAAGGTTtctagggaaatttctaccgttgaaacctccccggGTCGACAGTGATTCTTACgtgaaatccataccgttcataacgtcactaatactgggataaactgaaaaaacaaatactaacctgattcaaaacttctatggcccacgaatgtttcaactgtggacgttcaattctcaccttttcggcccacttgaatcttggatccggcttatttttgatattttgcccaaaatgaactcaaaaagccgatggacgtggtggatttatcaaaaattttatgataggccccacataGTTCCCAGCACAGGCAGTTCCTGCGAAAGACTTCCGCATGCGCGTGAGAGAGACGCGTTACTTATAAAAACTCCGCTTCTTCTCTCCCAGCTTTCAAATTTCTTCGAAAGCTACCTACCTCTTCTCTCTTCTGTTTcaaatttctttcaaatttcttCGAAAGATACCCACTTCTTCTCTCCTCTGTTTCAAATTTCTTCGAGCGAGCGAAAAGGAGAGATGCTACCATCAAGACCTAGTTGTGTCTACAGAAAACCAATTCGTATCAGAAATGTGGATTCGTTAAATGTGGAGTCTGAGTTCCGCATAATCAGCGGCTTCCTCAAAGACTACCCTTTCATCTCTATGGACACTGAGTTCCCTGGTGTCGTCTACCATAACGTGCCCGATACACCCGACTCTGTAGCCAGCGATCGATACGCACTCCTTCGGGCGAATATAAACGCGCTCAAGCTCATCCAAGTCGGACTCACTTTCTCCGACTCAGCCAGCAACCTTCCTGATTTGGGGACCAACTACTGTTACGTCTGGCAATTTAATTTCAACTTCGATCCATGGTGTGACCTCCACGCACCCGAATCGATCGAACTATTGCGTAAGAACGGCATTGACTTCGAGCGCAATCGATTCTACGGGATTGATGAGGCCCGTTTCGGGTTCCTCATGAAGCTATGCGGACTTGTTGGGAACAATTGTTTTAGTTGGATCACCTTCCACAGTGCTTACGACTTTGGCTATCTGATAAAGGTGGTCACTCAGAGGGAGCTACCGGATGAGATTGGCGAGTTTCTCAAATTGATGAAAGATATATTTGGGTACAAGGTTTATGACATAAAATATCTCATGAGGTTCTGTCACAACTTATATGGAGGGTTGGAACGTGTGGCCAATGAATTGGGGGTGGACAGGGCTGTTGGGAAATGCCACCAAGCTGCATCAGATAGCCTGCTAACATTGCATGTTTTTACGCGGCTCAAGGATAGAGGTTTTCAGCTGTATGTTCCTGACCACTGTGGAGtattgtatggattaaaatacCCTTCGGGAAATCTGTTTTCATTGAATtgaatgtattttattttattttttcatatacatacacCATGTAAATAGGTCTTCCAAGAgattataaatttaaatttttagtgttttttgtttcacatttatttataaatatattatttttaaatgtttgTTAGTATTAGTTATAGCAAATTGCAGTACTTTGGCTGCTAAAGCATGGGGCCTGTAGAATTTTAGTCATTGATGGTGCGGTCCACCAGTTGAATATTATGAGCAGGTCCACTGTGTCGCAAGAGTTTTTCTCAAAGAATTTGAcagaaaataatgataataaaagtCACAGGTGtatagaaatttgaaaaaaacaaaaaggtaATTGTGAATATTTTTGTTAAAAATAGACAAACAGGGTAATGTAGCATAGAAGAGTAATATCTGCACTCCTATGAGATGGTAGGATGTACAAAGTAAAAACTTGCTacattagcaagtgctaaacatGTCTAACAACAGAAACTTTAGGCTATGGtgcatggatggtggggatgatccaatgggtggattggatcttATACAAACTCGctatattagcaagtgctaaataTTTTAGACATGTGCACCTATGAATCTCATGGTTCTTGCTACTATCTGAAAGTGGTACACTCACTCACACGTACTCACACCCCACGCTCTAAGCCTAAGGCATTATTAAGTACACAATGTTGGTTTATACTTATTTAGCAAAAGTATGGCAAAATAAAGTAGAAAATTATGTTTGGTTTCTAATATCacctaaatgatttttaaaattctTCAACTAATCTCTTCCTCATAGTACAaatatttcttttttaaatttgaaaaagtcTCTTCCAATTTTTACTTATTCATATGGGTCCACCTTTAATATTTATtatccatcgtgtggggcctatgtacctttgatgtggattaatTGTTCATGATATGGATCCCACCTTATCCCTATCTACatgtgaaccgtccattgtgtggggcctactttcgATGTGGACTATCAACCttgcgaggcccaccttggatgtgggttgacCAACATGTCGgacttttgatgtagatcgtccatcatgtgaggtccaACTTCAAAAttttccatccatcatgtgatgcCCATCTTAGATGTGGGCCCTTTATCATTAGAGCGGACTTTTGATGCGGACCATCTATTATTTAGGTCCCGccttgatgtaggtcattcatcattgaGGCTCACTATCATTGTTAAATTTCCATTATGTGGGGGCCAGCTTCATTGTCCGTTGCCCATTATGGTGAGCCCACCTCTgacatggaccatccatcgtgtgggccccacctttaatattGGTCGTACATCTTGTGGGGCCACCTTATTATGGACCACATGgagagatgaggaggaagaggaaagagagagagagagagagagagagagagagagagagagagagagagataaaaaggtaaaaaaagtaaatttacttgTGGCCATAAGAAAATTCAAGTTCACAAGTTATTTTTAAGAAGGTAATTATTCAGCTAACTTTTGTTAAATAAATACTTTATTCTATTCAAATAGGCCTAAAGTGGATAAGGTGCTGCCCCGCCTCATGTGCGGCCCTTATTGTGGTACCCACCTTTTTGCATGTactatatccatgctatccatccgtttttataacATTGTAGGCCATGCGCCTAAAAATAacgcagttccaaatatcaggtggaccttaCTAAACGGTGGCGATTGAATGCCCCacaattaaaaccttcctaaggcccactgtaatgtttccataatatttatttgccatccaccttattgataaggtcataaaaacttggattaaaggatatatatatatatatatatatatatatatatatatatatatatatatatatatatatatatatatatatatcagattgatccaacaaCCTTTTGTAgcccatgaaaagtttttaatggtcagtcaccaaTGTTTTGTTAGGAATTCCCTCCCCATGTGGAGGTGAGTCCCACGTGTGAGGACTAAGTGAAGAGATTTTAGTCCTTTTGCCTTGACctttttttgtttaagatttaAGGAAAAAAGCAAAAAACACAAACAATTACAGTTGGCCTGATAGCACATAGGAAATCCACatttaaaatgtatatatttttttcggAGGGGTTAGTTTTACTTGTTTTCTTTTTCAAGTAAAAGCTAAGAAAAGGAAATTGATTctcctcattttcttttctttttcttttgtttctcaaACAGAGTAAACTATCACATCTATTCCTTTCCATAATTTTTTCTCACAACAAACATGCCCTTccattttatagatttttttaattttttttgttaaatacaaTCTATGATCCTTGACAGGAGGATTTGCATAAAATCTCTTGGTTGAGGCACATCAGGCATGTAATCTTTGACCTTCCtgctgttgaatgtggactgttgctgcATTTTATTTTCTCATCTTCTATTTACAGGCTCACAGTTAGATAGTTGGATTGTCCAATCAAGGACATTTTatagcatggtccatccaccgtgggcccatcatatcaataaTCTTGATCGCTAGACCACAAGAACATTAAAAAAAGAACACTTTTACAAGGCAATGGGATGAGGAACTCGAGCTGTGTTCAGGAGGATTTTGATTGAGGAGAAGGCGATCGGATCAAGTAGTAGCAAGGATGCAGCTGCATTGTCGTCTTCTTTGGATGGAGTCTACAAAGTGCGATTTAAGGGAGCTAGGGTTCTCCATTCTTCCTATCTTGGTGGATCCTCCGATTCTTCCGACGATGAAGATCAGGTGAATTCCTTCAATGTCATCTTTCATTTTCAGTTTTGGTGTTGCATTTTGATTGTTTGAGGTTGTGGGATTTTAGATTGGGGTTTATGCTGTTTGATTTATTTTAGTTGGCTTTTTTGCTTTTCAACCCAAATTATCAATTCCTATTTTTGGGATTTACTTTATATTTAGATGTAGGATGGTGAGATCAATCTTGTTGATCTTGTTGATTCGTCTCCCACTTGTTAGATGACCTGATAGAGACAGTGTAGgtgtgttgggatttgtgctgcggaatcacacagatttagatctaggatagcaatccaagagcgccaagcaatcacaagagaaacacgaagatttaacgtggaaaacccttgcaggaaaaaaccacggcacaaagcgatagaaatccactatgaaaatagaaattacaaagagagaggacttacccgattcgaacaacctcgaatctcacccttgctacaccctttgataaccctagaacccttttagaaacccttagaatacctttaggaagccttagaattacttagaaaggccatagggacccatatttatactttaggaaactccacttacgcacctctctaaaactgcctcaaatttatgcagtccgcgcaacatctgcgtaaccttcgactggtaGAGCCTgggcttcgattggtcgaagggcaccttcgactggtcgagctagtccctcaactggtcgaagacaTTGGGATTTTCAGAAACAttgtcgctggacttcgagtcgagcgggcttcgactagttgaagggatcctcgactagtcgagccagcccctcgactggtcgagcagcgcggtgaaaccAGATTTTAGACATCCGTTTttacaacaatctctaccatgtcttcaatctttaaccatgtagcttcttgacctcttctcttatctctgcatcacatcatagcttcttgtgcatacttcatccttcttcttcaccatcGCCAAGCCCGGAGAAGTTGCACAGAagttgaacttctctgtaggaacgatctTGGTGAGTATGTCTGCCGGAtctgaatccacatgcccaaTCACCTTTACTCCTGTCTTCTTACaagtaagacgtagtcttttgtaccatctcaccgctacccaatattacttgccggggtatttgctcacaacaccgattgcctgaccatgacatacactgccaaccgcattcgaataaggctcacgAGATATATCTTGCTTTTCCTCACCTGTTTTAAGACATGTcctaaggaaaacttgaggagagattcATAGGGAACGCTCTCTGGCTTTGCCTgttccatcacatacttgatcaatacctacccaaggtattctgcctgagataaccaaagcataCTCCTCTTTCAATCTTAAtgtcgagaaccatctttgcagcccctcgatccttcatcctgaatgtcccacttaaccgagtcttcagtacattgatttcagacatgtcataattggcgatctacatgtcatcaatatacaattcctgactcaccataaaGAAATCAAACCATTGCCCAGGCGACAGGTCATACCACGACCTTCTGCAAACTCTTTTTCTTGGcctctttaacttcgaaccgctctagtTGCTCCATGAAGAACcgctcttccaatttcccatgcagaagtgcagtctcctcatccatccttccagctcgagatcgcatTGGCTAACCAACGCCAATCACGAATATAaaagacacctgctataccgtcggcgcgaatatctctgagaagtcgatgcattctctttgagcataacccttcgctaccaacctcgctctgtatctatgctgtattttcctgaagatccacctgcatccaaccgccttctgacccactggaagctccaccagctccgaTGTGTCagtctggtacaacgagtccatcacatcacccatagtcaccttccacttcttagcACCAGGCTTACCTAGAGCCATCCGAATAGAAGacgaatcccctgcgatattggagtcgtccatgtaccttgcCGATTACCTAGGATTATACGGTGTGATtattctcacaggtggctgctccacctgctttgTATCTCTAACCGCGCGTCACATCCTTCCTGccttgcccgctcatgtggccatgcctagcatgccacacatgtgcagaggtggaatccactacaaccactgcagctccaccttttgaagtgctccctatCAACTTGTAGAGATTACCGAGTCGTCGCGCTTTCATGATCACCCgtacccccttagatactttaaggacaaCATCAATACTTGTGAACCCGCACTCTATAGCCTCGAGTGTGCTGAGAGAAATCAGgttcttcttcatgtcaggaacatGCCTCACCCTAGTCAGGGTAcgctctgtcccatcaaacatcttgacatgcaccgtaccaacagccacaacattacaggcattgtcattgcccataaacacctgtccaccatcgcattctctgtaattagtgaaccaactctaatgaggagtcatgtgaaaggatgcccctgtgtctagaatccccTCGCctctacgatcatcgtatgggcgtctgatcgtagacatagacaaaacatcaccatcacatgcACTCGATCCATCTAACGTGGCAACtttggcctccctgtacgaagcctcaaaTTCTTCTCTATTAGATTtatgatttgtacaatccttcttcacatgtccttccatcccacagttccaacactttacctttcctttgcccttgcccttagatttggttctagaacctgaagaacctgtaccttgttcagaattcctaccccttgtaaacagtgcatcagaagatatccccatttcgacgttaagctttctcatagccttcccttgaagggctgatataacggtgtcgacactaagggttttattcgtggtgcacattATGTCCtttaatgactcatacgatgccggaagagaattcaacaacatacatgcttgttcttcatctttcattacttcctccatatccagcaatttgtagaCCAATTttttaaagttgctgatgtgagcctccagatctctaccctctaccatcttgaagttataccactgccgcttcaagtataggcgattttcagaggattttttcgcataaacatcctctaacttcgcccataacttagccgcagttttctccctcatgacgttgtagagaacctcatctgtgagatataaacggattgaggataaggccttcttatcaagagtattccaatcatcatcagtcatagtagactttcgctcatcaatagcaccatcttcgccttgcttgattaaggaactgatcatcttgatcttccataactcgaaattatttttccctgagtacttcctcaatatcatacctagtgctaaccattattgcttatccctcagattcagatctattccccaacgattgctctgataccacttgttgtgaTTCCGCAGAACAAATCCCAACTGTGTGTGAgcgatccagggttcaatccctagtAGACCTttcaggaaaagaaaaaagaaggtttAGATATAGATATAAGAAGATTTGATTATGTTTATCTTCTATTTTTAGCGTCCTAAATTCTTATAAATAAGAAGGGTTGGGGAATAAGAATGGCTTATTGAAGCATCGTGTTTATGAAGGATTTCTCCCTCAAAGTAGTTGTTTATCGAAAAatgt belongs to Magnolia sinica isolate HGM2019 chromosome 8, MsV1, whole genome shotgun sequence and includes:
- the LOC131254288 gene encoding probable CCR4-associated factor 1 homolog 11; translation: MLPSRPSCVYRKPIRIRNVDSLNVESEFRIISGFLKDYPFISMDTEFPGVVYHNVPDTPDSVASDRYALLRANINALKLIQVGLTFSDSASNLPDLGTNYCYVWQFNFNFDPWCDLHAPESIELLRKNGIDFERNRFYGIDEARFGFLMKLCGLVGNNCFSWITFHSAYDFGYLIKVVTQRELPDEIGEFLKLMKDIFGYKVYDIKYLMRFCHNLYGGLERVANELGVDRAVGKCHQAASDSLLTLHVFTRLKDRGFQLYVPDHCGVLYGLKYPSGNLRILIEEKAIGSSSSKDAAALSSSLDGVYKVRFKGARVLHSSYLGGSSDSSDDEDQIGVYAV